The genomic segment CGCCTGGCCCGCCGCCCGTTCGACGAGCCCGATTACCCCGACCTCCTCGAACGCGAACGCGACCTCGCCGACTGGCTCAACACGCACGCCCCCGACCCGGAACCGAACCTGCCCGAGGACCTGGAGTGGTTCAGCGAGTTCGACGGCGGCGAGTGGGGCGCGTTCGCCCGCGGCTTTCCGGACGAGGCCGAGTACACCGAGTACGACGACGAGCCCGACGAGAACGTGGCCCGCCTCCTCACCGCGCTGCCGGAGGCGTTCGCCCGGACCACCGTCCGGTCGCTGCGGCTGGCGGACGCCTACGGCGAGGAGGTCGTCGGCCTGCTGGACAGCCCCGTGGCGGCGGGGCTGCGGGGGCTGGCCCTCAGCGACATCGCCGACGATAACGAGGCCGACGCCGTCCGCGCGATCGCGACCTCCACGCACCTGACCGGCCTCCGCAAGCTGTCCCTCGATTTCTACGTCGAGGACGACGACCTGCGCCGGCTGGCCCGGGCCGACCACCTGGGCTCGCTCGAGAGCCTGTCGCTGGACTACCCGTCGCCGCTGGGGCTCCGGCCGCTCGGCGCGGCCCGCTGGTTCCGCAACCTCCGCGCGCTCCAGTTGTGGATGGACAGCCGCGACGCGCTGAAGGCGGTGGCCGAACTGCCGGAGATGCCGAACCTCGTGTCGCTGAGCCTGCGCGGGGCGGTCGCCCCGACGGCCGCCGCGGTGCGCAAGTTCGCGACCTCGGACTCGTTCCCGCGGCTGGCGCGATTGGAACTCGACAGCACGCGCCTCACGCCGGAACTGGTCGCGGGACTGGCCCGCGGGACGTGGCCGCTGCGGCACCTGAAGCTCCACCGGGTCGCGGTGCGCCGCGTCGGGGCCGAGGCGCTGGCGGCCGCGCCGTTTGCCGAAACACTTGGGGTACTGGAGCTGCCGGAGTGCGACGTCACCGCCGGCGGGGTGCAGGCGCTGGCCGCGGCCGGGGCGCTCGCGGGGCTGAAGCGGCTCGACCTGTCGGCCAACCCGATCGGCCCCGGCGGGCTGGCGGCGCTGGCCCGGAGCCGCCACTTCGGCGGCCTGCGGGGGCTCAATCTGTCCGACTGCAACGGCACGAAGGCGCCGCTCGACGCGGCCGCCCTCCTGCACTTTCTGACCGCGCTGGGGTGCCCCGAGCTGCGGCACCTGGAACTGGACCGCATGCCGGTCGGGGTCCGCGGCGCCCGGGTGCTCGCGGCCGGCGGCCCGTTCGCCAACTTGACGCGGCTGGGCCTCGCCGAGTGCGGGCTGCGCGAGAACGGGGCGCGGGCGCTCGTGGGGTCCTCGAGCCTCGGTCACCTGACGGTCCTGGACATGCCCGACAACGCGGCCGGTAAGGGCGCGTCGCGGGTCGCCGATCCGACCGTGTTCCCGCGGCTCGGCCGGTGCAACCTGAGCCGCAACCGCATCCCGAAGTGGCCCCTCGCCCGCCTCCGCAAGCGGCGGGGCGTGCAGGTGTGAACCGGGGCGCGGGCTCTGACGGCGGGGCCTGGCGCCCGCGCCCGATTCGGCGGGCGTTCTTCCTTCTCCCCACCTGTCGCTCGCGCCTACACTGATCACTGTTCACCGCTCGCGGCTCACCGATGTTGACATGACCGACCCCGACGCCGATGCCCTGCTGCGCGCGATCGTTCGTCACCCGGACGAGGACACGCCGCGCCTCGCGTACGCCGACTGGCTCCAGGAGAACGGCCGCCCCGAGGAGGCGGAGTTCCTGCGGGTCCAGTGCTGGCTCGCGGCGGCCGAGCCGGGCGAACCGGAGTACCCCGAGCTGGTGGACCGCGACGAGGAGCTGCGGCTCTGGCTCACCACGCACGTGGCGGGGCCGCGGCCCACGTTCCCCGGCGGGCTGTCGGTCGAGGGCGGCTCGCACTGGTGGTGGCTGTCGCACCGCGGGTTCCCGCGGTTCCTCCACTACGCCGGCATCGAGCGGCCCGGCGCGAAAGCGATGCGCACGCTGGGGGCGGCCGTGGGGCGGGCGTTCGAGGCGCTCCCGACGCGGTGGCTGGTCGTCAACTACGTCACGGTCGCCCAACTCGCCGCGCTACTCAAACAGCCGGTCCTGGCCGGGCTGTCCCACCTCACCCTGCACCTCACCGACTCCGGCGAAGGGGCCGACGAGGCGGCGCGGCTCCTGGCGAAGTGCCGGCACCTGCGGAACCTGCGGGGGCTGTCGCTGGCGTTCGGGGTCGG from the Frigoriglobus tundricola genome contains:
- a CDS encoding TIGR02996 domain-containing protein, with the protein product MSDQAALLAAITANPDDDVPRLVYADWLDENRPDETPSPAAGPSARADYIRVQCRLARRPFDEPDYPDLLERERDLADWLNTHAPDPEPNLPEDLEWFSEFDGGEWGAFARGFPDEAEYTEYDDEPDENVARLLTALPEAFARTTVRSLRLADAYGEEVVGLLDSPVAAGLRGLALSDIADDNEADAVRAIATSTHLTGLRKLSLDFYVEDDDLRRLARADHLGSLESLSLDYPSPLGLRPLGAARWFRNLRALQLWMDSRDALKAVAELPEMPNLVSLSLRGAVAPTAAAVRKFATSDSFPRLARLELDSTRLTPELVAGLARGTWPLRHLKLHRVAVRRVGAEALAAAPFAETLGVLELPECDVTAGGVQALAAAGALAGLKRLDLSANPIGPGGLAALARSRHFGGLRGLNLSDCNGTKAPLDAAALLHFLTALGCPELRHLELDRMPVGVRGARVLAAGGPFANLTRLGLAECGLRENGARALVGSSSLGHLTVLDMPDNAAGKGASRVADPTVFPRLGRCNLSRNRIPKWPLARLRKRRGVQV